Proteins encoded together in one Phyllostomus discolor isolate MPI-MPIP mPhyDis1 chromosome 6, mPhyDis1.pri.v3, whole genome shotgun sequence window:
- the LOC114499056 gene encoding olfactory receptor 1044-like: MAIENCTVLTDFILLGLSGRQDVQQGLFVLFLLVYGLTVIANLGMIVLISMDLRLHTPMYYFLSNLSFCDVCYSSSVSPKMLADFLSQQKKIEYHLCVVQMFFFGVFAAVDCVLLSVMAYDRYVAICNPLLYTFTMSRGVCIQLMATAYTVGFMNTTIFTYCTTRLSFCKSNIINHFFCDMPPLLALSTSDKTTTEIALTISCSCIVGSSVITVFLSYSYIINTILRMKSAAGRHKAFSTCTSHLTAVAIFYGTVLFMYFRPSSSYSMDTDKVASVFYTVVIPMLNPLIYSLRNKDVKGALKKAVGTKLCTW; the protein is encoded by the coding sequence ATGGCCATTGAGAACTGCACCGTGTTGACAGACTTCATACTCTTAGGACTCTCTGGCAGGCAGGATGTGCAGCAGGGGCTCTTTGTGCTCTTCCTGCTGGTTTATGGCCTAACTGTGATTGCCAACCTGGGGATGATCGTGCTAATCAGCATGGACCTCCGGCTCCACACGCCCATGTATTATTTCCTGAGCAACTTGTCTTTCTGCGATGTCTGCTactcctcttctgtctcccccaAGATGCTGGCTGACTTCTTATCTCAGCAAAAGAAGATTGAATATCACTTATGTGTGGTGCAGATgttcttttttggtgtttttgcAGCTGTGGACTGTGTCTTGTTGTCTGTCATGGCATATGACCGTTATGTAGCCATTTGTAATCCACTTCTGTATACATTTACCATGTCCAGGGGAGTGTGCATCCAGCTCATGGCCACTGCCTACACTGTAGGTTTTATGAATACCACCATCTTTACCTATTGCACAACTCGATTGTCATTCTGCAAGTCCAATATCATCAATCATTTTTTCTGTGATATGCCACCCTTACTAGCCCTCTCCACCTCAGACAAAACCACCACTGAAATAGCATTGACCATTTCCTGTAGTTGTATTGTGGGGTCCAGTGTCATCACTGTCTTCCTCTCCTACAGCTACATCATAAATACCATCCTTCGCATGAAGTCAGCTGCAGGCAGACACAAAGCCTTCTCTACCTGTACCTCCCACTTAACTGCTGTGGCTATATTTTATGGGACAGTCCTTTTCATGTATTTCCGACCTAGTTCCAGTTACTCCATGGATACTGACAAAGTGGCCTCTGTTTTCTACACAGTTGTCATCCCCATGTTAAACCCACTGATCTACAGTTTGAGGAATAAGGATGTGAAAGGTGCCCTGAAAAAAGCAGTTGGCACTAAATTATGTACTTGGTGA